In one window of Hevea brasiliensis isolate MT/VB/25A 57/8 chromosome 10, ASM3005281v1, whole genome shotgun sequence DNA:
- the LOC131169398 gene encoding vegetative cell wall protein gp1-like: protein MWSSHKPKLSGLRHSVKSKMGIPSSLPTNPNPSPSPPSPQSPPPQTPPLPQSPPPQSPPPPPSQIPPLIPPTPLSLQSEPQNETPIPDTHSPEPAPEPVSTQTKTKGKTKRAASKPKKTPLGKRKRVPSVPFDLNSPPQPSSEPVSKRTRSSSQTPTPAVQTPVPQSPLHSPAPASSADNIEEDSGYKNIEWQQTVYDPVKFWKDIAPFGGRGHSNSIVGAGDLFLLWCMKERKPGLRPTARRRLGGVPANGGEKRVAGRQ from the exons atgtggtccTCTCACAAACCCAAACTCAGTGGACTTCGACATTCTGTCAAATCTAAAATGGGTATTCCATCCTCATTAcccacaaaccctaaccccagccccAGTCCGCCATCACCTCAGTCCCCACCACCACAAACGCCACCACTACCACAATCGCCACCACCTCAGTCACCGCCACCACCCCCAAGCCAAATACCACCTCTCATTCCGCCTACTCCCCTCTCGCTGCAATCCGAGCCACAAAATGAAACACCAATTCCCGACACCCATTCCCCAGAACCAGCGCCTGAACCTGTGTCTACTCAAACAAAAACAAAAGGCAAAACAAAAAGGGCTGCAAGTAAACCTAAGAAAACCCCTCTCGGAAAACGGAAACGAGTACCTTCTGTTCCCTTCGACCTGAACTCTCCACCTCAGCCGTCCTCTGAACCAGTTAGCAAACGGACCAGGTCTTCCTCGCAAACCCCAACACCAGCGGTCCAAACACCAGTACCTCAGTCTCCCTTACACTCTCCAGCACCTGCATCATCTGCAGATAATATCgaggag gattcAGGATATAAAAACATTGAGTGGCAGCAAACTGTTTATGACCCTGTTAAATTCTGGAAGGATATTGCACCTTTTGGAG gaaggggacacagtaACAGTATTGTGGGTGCTGGGGATTTGTTTCtcttgtggtgcatgaaggagagaaaacca